The following coding sequences are from one Streptomyces venezuelae window:
- a CDS encoding DUF1992 domain-containing protein — translation MTERKPPGVNFESWIDKQIREAEERGDFASLPGRGRPLPEGPDPTYDEMWWVKRKMAREGLSCLSPTLALRKEAEDTMAAAADAPSERVARRLVTELNEKIRAALRTPPPGPPLGLAPYDVDEVARDWRDRHPR, via the coding sequence ATGACCGAGCGCAAGCCACCCGGAGTCAATTTCGAGTCCTGGATCGACAAGCAGATCCGCGAGGCGGAAGAACGCGGGGACTTCGCGTCCCTGCCGGGGAGGGGCCGGCCGCTTCCCGAGGGCCCCGACCCCACGTACGACGAAATGTGGTGGGTCAAACGGAAGATGGCCCGCGAGGGCCTCTCCTGCCTCTCCCCCACGCTCGCCCTGCGCAAAGAGGCCGAGGACACCATGGCCGCTGCCGCCGACGCGCCCTCCGAACGCGTGGCGCGCAGGCTCGTGACGGAACTCAACGAGAAGATCCGCGCCGCACTCCGCACGCCACCGCCGGGCCCGCCGCTCGGCCTCGCCCCCTACGACGTCGACGAGGTGGCCCGCGACTGGCGGGACCGCCACCCGCGCTGA
- a CDS encoding GNAT family N-acetyltransferase, translating into MTEPVTVAPTPDAATWSVAAEAYDSDAARALWRAYYTEVSDRWYLLHEGRVTEPAELEREIAAESGSDLAAPDGVLLVARYGGEAVGTAGVRMLDASTAELKRVFVREDMRGKGGSAVLLAAAEDAARSLGAERVVLDTRTDLVEARALYARHGYVETEPLTVRPYAEHWFRKELG; encoded by the coding sequence ATGACCGAGCCTGTCACCGTCGCCCCCACCCCCGACGCCGCGACCTGGAGTGTCGCGGCCGAGGCGTATGACTCCGATGCCGCTCGCGCGCTCTGGCGTGCGTACTACACCGAGGTCAGCGATCGCTGGTATCTGCTGCACGAGGGGCGGGTCACCGAACCCGCCGAGCTGGAGCGGGAGATCGCCGCCGAGAGCGGGAGCGATCTCGCCGCGCCCGACGGGGTGCTGCTCGTCGCGCGGTACGGGGGCGAGGCCGTCGGTACCGCAGGTGTGCGGATGCTCGACGCGTCGACCGCCGAGCTCAAGCGTGTCTTCGTACGCGAGGACATGCGCGGCAAGGGCGGCTCCGCCGTCCTCCTCGCCGCCGCCGAGGACGCCGCCCGCTCGCTCGGGGCCGAGCGGGTCGTCCTCGACACCCGTACGGATCTCGTCGAGGCCCGTGCGCTGTACGCACGGCACGGATACGTGGAGACCGAGCCGTTGACCGTGCGGCCGTACGCCGAGCACTGGTTCCGCAAGGAGCTGGGCTGA
- a CDS encoding bifunctional glycosyltransferase 87/phosphatase PAP2 family protein yields MANVEHRGPGDVLGAGRADGPGTRTGAARVLLWLVAAVLAVRQVAVILRTPEGDRLTDLETWIGPEGVLHVNGSFYDADKFTGTPFAGLVLKPLTRAGEQALGWGWTFGTLGLVVVLGVVAARALPQPVTRRTSLLAAPVAVSLLILSLPVRNTLYLGQTSILPVLLVLLGLFAVRGQRSCGVLIGVAAALQPTVLLFAVLLWFTGRKEAAAVTGGSFAAVTALVWAAMPSDSTTYWIHHLAGAGLGADPDANANQSLHGMLLRAGLEGPPEIAVFLVASAAVVALGLRRAVRYARDGQLLLAVAITGCVAVAVSPTTWQHQLLWVLFAVVGRVGKRQSDRYMWPVAVILVSTLPAKMMLPNMSVTAPIRDNVVLIAALAAAVVVPFLSRSHPQYREPIPTEYAAPVPARWSRVPLVPFWRRVLARPNLLLELLLIRVGYSAYQQVRLAATGGTISGGRADAEHHGAQVHAIEQFLHIDIEHWFNHLTARTGWMEDFFNFYYTSFHFLVPLSVLAVLYIRRPADYRWARSALGFATVLALVGFWAYPLAPPRLMPELGFIDTVHGVQDFTQPDYGTLTQLTNQYAAMPSLHFGWSLWCGLVIAVLAPRWWMKALGLLHPFFTVCAIVGTGNHWVLDAVGGAAVVGAGFGLTYVLSGPRVRQPSKAATGEQPVTGTSNPGSAKGRTRS; encoded by the coding sequence GTGGCGAACGTTGAGCACAGAGGGCCGGGCGATGTCCTGGGAGCCGGGCGGGCCGACGGACCCGGGACACGGACGGGAGCGGCCCGTGTCCTCCTCTGGCTGGTCGCCGCCGTCCTCGCGGTCCGGCAGGTCGCCGTCATCCTGCGGACCCCCGAGGGCGACCGGCTGACGGACCTGGAGACGTGGATCGGGCCCGAGGGCGTCCTGCACGTGAACGGGTCCTTCTACGACGCGGACAAGTTCACCGGCACCCCGTTCGCCGGACTCGTCCTCAAGCCCCTCACCCGAGCGGGCGAACAGGCGCTCGGCTGGGGGTGGACGTTCGGGACGCTCGGCCTCGTCGTCGTGCTCGGCGTGGTCGCCGCCCGCGCCCTGCCGCAGCCCGTCACCCGCCGCACCTCGCTGCTCGCCGCCCCCGTGGCGGTCAGCCTGCTCATCCTGTCGCTGCCGGTCCGCAACACCCTGTACCTCGGCCAGACCAGCATCCTGCCCGTCCTGCTCGTGCTCCTCGGCCTCTTCGCGGTCCGCGGGCAGCGGAGCTGCGGTGTTCTGATCGGCGTCGCCGCCGCCCTGCAGCCCACCGTGCTGCTCTTCGCGGTGCTGCTCTGGTTCACCGGCCGCAAGGAGGCGGCCGCTGTCACCGGTGGCTCCTTCGCCGCCGTCACCGCGCTCGTCTGGGCCGCGATGCCGAGCGACTCGACGACGTACTGGATCCATCACCTGGCCGGCGCCGGCCTCGGGGCCGACCCGGACGCCAACGCCAACCAGTCCCTGCACGGCATGCTGCTCCGCGCCGGTCTCGAAGGCCCGCCGGAGATCGCCGTCTTCCTGGTGGCGAGCGCGGCCGTCGTCGCCCTCGGGCTCCGCCGCGCCGTGCGCTACGCGCGTGACGGACAGCTGCTCCTCGCCGTCGCCATCACCGGCTGCGTCGCCGTCGCGGTGTCGCCGACCACCTGGCAGCACCAGCTCCTGTGGGTGCTCTTCGCGGTGGTCGGCCGGGTCGGCAAGCGTCAGTCCGACCGCTACATGTGGCCGGTGGCCGTCATCCTCGTGTCGACGCTGCCCGCCAAGATGATGCTGCCGAACATGTCGGTCACCGCGCCGATCCGCGACAACGTCGTGCTGATCGCGGCGCTCGCCGCGGCCGTCGTCGTGCCGTTCCTGTCCCGGTCCCACCCGCAGTACCGCGAGCCCATCCCCACCGAGTACGCCGCGCCCGTCCCCGCCCGCTGGAGCCGCGTCCCGCTCGTCCCGTTCTGGCGGCGCGTCCTCGCCCGCCCGAACCTCCTGCTCGAACTGCTCCTGATACGCGTCGGCTACTCCGCGTACCAGCAGGTCAGGCTCGCGGCGACCGGCGGCACGATCTCCGGGGGCCGGGCCGACGCGGAGCACCACGGCGCGCAGGTCCACGCGATCGAACAGTTCCTGCACATCGACATCGAGCACTGGTTCAACCACCTGACGGCGCGGACCGGCTGGATGGAGGACTTCTTCAACTTCTACTACACGTCGTTCCACTTCCTGGTGCCCCTGAGCGTCCTCGCCGTCCTGTACATCCGCAGGCCCGCCGACTACCGCTGGGCGCGCTCCGCCCTCGGCTTCGCGACGGTCCTCGCGCTCGTCGGCTTCTGGGCGTACCCGCTCGCGCCGCCGCGCCTCATGCCGGAGCTCGGCTTCATCGACACCGTGCACGGCGTGCAGGACTTCACCCAGCCGGACTACGGCACGCTGACGCAGCTCACCAACCAGTACGCGGCGATGCCCTCGCTGCACTTCGGCTGGTCGCTGTGGTGCGGTCTGGTCATCGCGGTCCTCGCGCCGCGCTGGTGGATGAAGGCGCTCGGCCTGCTGCACCCGTTCTTCACGGTCTGCGCGATCGTCGGCACCGGCAACCACTGGGTCCTCGACGCGGTGGGCGGCGCGGCCGTGGTGGGCGCGGGCTTCGGCCTGACCTACGTGCTGTCGGGCCCGCGGGTGCGACAGCCGTCGAAGGCGGCCACCGGCGAGCAGCCCGTCACCGGCACGTCGAATCCCGGTTCCGCGAAGGGCCGTACCCGGAGCTGA
- a CDS encoding HAD-IA family hydrolase — protein MTATATTADLVAPVLTARAVLLDMDGTLVNSDAVVERCWQRWSARHGLDFDEVIEVVHGRQGYASMAVLLPERPMEENYAENREMLAAETADMEGVVPVPGAPAFLAALTDLGLPHALVTSADVPLSTGRMAAAGLALPDVRVTAESVGASKPDPEGFLKGAAALGLDPADCVVFEDSEAGIRAGQAAGMRVVGVGPRAGRFGPTVHVDDLTTVGVADAGDGSIRLTFG, from the coding sequence ATGACGGCCACGGCCACGACCGCCGACCTTGTCGCACCCGTCCTGACCGCCCGCGCCGTCCTCCTCGACATGGACGGCACCCTCGTCAACTCCGACGCCGTCGTCGAACGCTGCTGGCAGCGCTGGTCCGCGCGGCACGGCCTCGACTTCGACGAGGTCATCGAGGTCGTCCACGGGCGGCAGGGCTACGCGTCCATGGCGGTGCTGCTGCCCGAGCGGCCCATGGAGGAGAACTACGCGGAGAACCGCGAGATGCTCGCCGCCGAGACCGCCGACATGGAGGGCGTCGTCCCGGTTCCGGGCGCCCCCGCGTTCCTGGCGGCCCTGACCGACCTGGGCCTGCCGCACGCGCTCGTGACCTCCGCCGACGTGCCGCTGTCCACCGGACGCATGGCCGCGGCCGGGCTCGCCCTGCCGGACGTGCGGGTGACCGCGGAGAGCGTCGGCGCGAGCAAGCCGGACCCCGAGGGGTTCCTCAAGGGGGCCGCCGCGCTCGGCCTCGACCCGGCCGACTGCGTCGTCTTCGAGGACTCCGAGGCGGGGATACGCGCCGGGCAGGCGGCCGGTATGCGCGTCGTGGGCGTGGGCCCGCGCGCCGGGCGCTTCGGTCCCACGGTGCACGTCGACGACCTGACGACGGTGGGGGTCGCCGACGCGGGTGACGGGTCGATACGGCTCACGTTCGGCTGA
- the proP gene encoding glycine betaine/L-proline transporter ProP → MPGPGAETAPRQGATADVTVTDPAMVKRAVKAAALGNAMEWFDFGVYSYIAVTLGKVFFPSGNPTAQLLSTFGAFAAAFLIRPLGGMVFGPLGDRVGRQKVLALTMIMMAAGTFAIGLIPSYASIGVWAPVLLLAARLVQGFSTGGEYAGASTFIAEYAPDKKRGFLGSWLEFGTLAGYIGGAGLVTLMTALLSSDDLLSWGWRIPFLIAGPMGLIGLYLRMKLEETPAFAAELEKAHQSEQTRAKVRLRDMVTGQWKALLLCMGLVLVFNVTDYMLLSYMPSYLTSELKYDETHGLLVILAVMALMMCAQPFMGALTDRVGRRPVIAAGCAGFFVLSVPALLLIRDGSLWAIALGLGALGMLLVCFTASMPSALPALFPTKVRYGSLSIGFNISVSVFGGTTPLVVTALIGATGDKMMPAYYMMAAAVIGGIAVWYMTESARKPLPGSPPAVETVAEARTMALRGTR, encoded by the coding sequence CTGCCCGGACCGGGCGCCGAAACAGCCCCCCGCCAGGGCGCCACCGCCGACGTCACCGTCACGGACCCCGCGATGGTGAAGCGCGCGGTGAAGGCGGCCGCCCTCGGCAACGCGATGGAGTGGTTCGACTTCGGGGTCTACAGCTACATCGCCGTGACGCTCGGCAAGGTCTTCTTCCCCTCGGGCAACCCGACGGCGCAGCTGCTCTCCACGTTCGGCGCGTTCGCCGCGGCCTTCCTGATCCGGCCGCTCGGCGGCATGGTCTTCGGCCCGCTCGGCGACCGCGTCGGCCGCCAGAAGGTCCTCGCGCTCACCATGATCATGATGGCCGCGGGCACGTTCGCGATCGGCCTGATCCCGTCGTACGCGTCGATCGGCGTCTGGGCGCCGGTGCTGCTCCTGGCGGCCCGCCTGGTGCAGGGCTTCTCGACGGGCGGCGAGTACGCGGGCGCCTCCACGTTCATCGCCGAGTACGCGCCCGACAAGAAGCGGGGCTTCCTCGGCAGCTGGCTGGAGTTCGGCACGCTTGCGGGGTACATCGGCGGCGCGGGCCTGGTCACCCTGATGACGGCCCTGCTCTCCTCCGACGACCTCCTGTCCTGGGGCTGGCGCATCCCGTTCCTGATCGCGGGCCCGATGGGCCTGATCGGGCTCTACCTTCGCATGAAACTGGAGGAGACCCCGGCGTTCGCCGCGGAACTCGAGAAGGCCCACCAGTCCGAGCAGACCCGCGCGAAGGTGCGGCTGCGCGACATGGTCACGGGCCAGTGGAAGGCTCTCCTCCTCTGCATGGGCCTCGTCCTCGTCTTCAACGTCACGGACTACATGCTCCTGTCGTACATGCCGAGCTACCTGACCAGCGAGCTCAAGTACGACGAGACGCACGGCCTCCTGGTCATCCTGGCCGTGATGGCACTGATGATGTGCGCCCAGCCGTTCATGGGGGCGCTCACGGACCGGGTGGGCCGCCGCCCGGTCATCGCCGCGGGCTGCGCGGGCTTCTTCGTGCTCTCGGTCCCGGCGCTCCTCCTGATCCGTGACGGCTCCCTGTGGGCGATCGCCCTGGGCCTCGGCGCGCTCGGCATGCTCCTGGTCTGCTTCACGGCCTCGATGCCGTCGGCCCTCCCGGCCCTCTTCCCCACGAAGGTCCGCTACGGCTCCCTCTCCATCGGCTTCAACATCTCCGTCTCGGTCTTCGGCGGTACGACTCCGCTGGTCGTGACGGCGCTGATCGGCGCGACGGGCGACAAGATGATGCCCGCGTACTACATGATGGCGGCGGCAGTCATCGGCGGGATCGCCGTCTGGTACATGACGGAATCGGCCCGCAAGCCGTTGCCGGGTTCGCCGCCGGCGGTGGAGACGGTGGCCGAGGCGAGGACGATGGCTCTGCGCGGCACCAGGTGA
- a CDS encoding antibiotic biosynthesis monooxygenase family protein, whose protein sequence is MSVVKINVLTVPADQRETLEKRFASRAGAVENSDGFEWFELLRPIEGTDDYLVYTRWRDEESFQAWMEGPMKSAHQGGGDRPKPAASGSSVWSFEVVQQAAPKGE, encoded by the coding sequence ATGAGCGTAGTCAAGATCAACGTCCTCACCGTCCCCGCCGACCAGCGCGAAACCCTGGAGAAGCGCTTCGCCTCCCGCGCCGGCGCCGTGGAGAACTCCGACGGCTTCGAGTGGTTCGAACTCCTCCGCCCCATCGAGGGCACCGACGACTACCTGGTCTACACGCGCTGGCGTGACGAGGAGTCGTTCCAGGCATGGATGGAGGGCCCCATGAAGTCGGCCCACCAGGGCGGCGGCGACCGCCCGAAGCCGGCCGCGAGCGGCTCCTCGGTCTGGTCCTTCGAGGTCGTCCAGCAGGCAGCCCCCAAGGGCGAGTAG
- a CDS encoding O-methyltransferase, protein MTQEQWDSVDDYFTALLTPADATLTAALRDSETAGLPPIAVAPNQGKLLHLLAQIQGARRILEIGTLGGYSTIWLARALPADGRLVTLEYNPEHADVARGNLARAGLDKIVDVRVGPALDSLTVLGAEHAAHPEPFDLVFIDADKANNAHYLRWALELTRPGSLIILDNVVRGGAVTDAASTDPAILGTRSALELIAEHPKLTGTAVQTVGSKGYDGFALARVLA, encoded by the coding sequence ATGACCCAGGAACAGTGGGACTCCGTCGACGACTACTTCACCGCCCTCCTCACCCCCGCCGACGCCACCCTGACCGCCGCCCTCCGCGACAGCGAAACCGCCGGCCTGCCCCCCATCGCCGTCGCCCCGAACCAGGGCAAGCTGCTCCACCTCCTCGCCCAGATCCAGGGCGCCCGCCGCATTCTGGAGATCGGCACCCTCGGCGGCTACAGCACCATCTGGCTGGCCCGCGCCCTCCCCGCCGACGGCCGCCTGGTCACCCTCGAGTACAACCCCGAGCACGCCGACGTCGCCCGCGGCAACCTCGCCCGCGCCGGCCTGGACAAGATCGTCGACGTCCGCGTCGGCCCCGCCCTGGACTCGCTCACCGTGCTCGGCGCCGAACACGCCGCGCACCCCGAGCCCTTCGACCTCGTCTTCATCGACGCCGACAAGGCCAACAACGCGCACTACCTGCGGTGGGCGCTCGAACTCACCCGCCCCGGCAGCCTGATCATCCTCGACAACGTCGTACGGGGCGGCGCGGTGACCGACGCCGCCAGCACCGACCCGGCCATCCTCGGCACCCGTTCGGCACTCGAACTCATCGCGGAACACCCGAAGTTGACCGGCACGGCGGTGCAGACGGTGGGCAGCAAGGGCTACGACGGCTTCGCGCTGGCCCGCGTACTCGCCTGA
- a CDS encoding peptidoglycan-binding domain-containing protein — MEGDAVDRARARSAAAAAAADFDPLRIRPYVSLPDPAGSSGGRPRGEDTAPSAGRPPVAAWGVRPVAAGGEVGTDAGTGTAAEADLHGGAGSHEKRSLRKRPLALLALAGAVTAVTAATVFAVGLLSSASGGPTRDRALPDDVASAHADPTRPAAPSTNPRTSSSRASAASPSVRPSRSASPTRATAPPSPVSPSSVPPSTARATGSVEASASPPRGTADATLRQGDKGTQVRELQGRLAQLYLYVGERDGSYTYEVTAAVRRYQWARGLRDDAPGVYGRETRRSLESETTEP, encoded by the coding sequence GTGGAGGGCGACGCCGTGGACCGGGCGCGGGCGCGGTCGGCCGCCGCTGCCGCCGCGGCGGACTTCGATCCGCTGCGGATACGGCCGTACGTTTCGCTCCCCGATCCCGCCGGGTCGTCCGGCGGGCGTCCCCGGGGCGAGGACACCGCTCCCAGTGCGGGCCGCCCTCCGGTGGCGGCCTGGGGTGTACGCCCCGTCGCCGCAGGTGGGGAGGTGGGGACGGATGCCGGTACGGGTACGGCAGCCGAGGCCGACCTGCACGGAGGCGCCGGTTCGCACGAGAAACGGAGTCTCCGCAAACGCCCCCTCGCCCTGCTCGCCCTCGCCGGCGCCGTCACCGCCGTGACCGCCGCCACCGTCTTCGCGGTCGGGCTGCTCTCGTCGGCCTCGGGCGGGCCGACCCGGGACAGGGCGCTGCCGGACGATGTCGCGTCGGCCCACGCGGACCCGACCAGGCCCGCGGCACCCTCCACGAACCCGCGTACGTCGTCCTCGCGCGCCTCTGCCGCCTCGCCGAGCGTCCGGCCCTCGCGGTCGGCGTCTCCCACCCGCGCGACGGCGCCCCCGTCCCCGGTCTCGCCCTCGTCCGTGCCGCCGTCGACCGCGCGGGCGACGGGCTCGGTCGAGGCGTCCGCGTCACCGCCCCGCGGGACGGCCGACGCGACGCTGCGGCAGGGGGACAAGGGGACGCAGGTCAGGGAGTTGCAGGGCAGGCTGGCGCAGCTGTACCTGTACGTGGGTGAGCGGGACGGCTCGTACACGTACGAGGTCACGGCGGCCGTACGTCGCTACCAGTGGGCCCGCGGCCTCAGGGACGATGCGCCGGGTGTGTACGGGCGCGAGACGCGTCGCAGCCTGGAGTCGGAGACGACGGAACCCTGA
- a CDS encoding FHA domain-containing protein, which yields MLELTMASVSEADAGATAGMLMAEAPSRPGAVLRVGRDRNVCRLVTPDDWLFVSRTHLEFRCGPDGAWSVSWLRGSNPDPASEVRLLSGGTARALVYGGAAPLVRGGSGEVVIQERSGPRSVNVGYFHEG from the coding sequence GTGCTGGAACTGACCATGGCCTCGGTGTCCGAGGCGGACGCGGGCGCCACCGCGGGCATGCTGATGGCCGAGGCGCCGAGCCGGCCGGGTGCGGTGCTGCGGGTCGGGCGGGACAGGAACGTGTGCCGTCTGGTGACACCCGACGACTGGCTGTTCGTCTCCCGTACGCATCTGGAGTTCCGCTGTGGGCCCGACGGGGCGTGGTCCGTGAGCTGGCTGCGCGGTTCGAACCCTGATCCGGCGTCCGAGGTGCGGCTGCTGTCCGGCGGTACGGCGCGGGCCCTCGTGTACGGAGGGGCCGCGCCGTTGGTCCGGGGTGGCTCCGGGGAGGTCGTCATCCAGGAACGGTCCGGGCCGCGGAGCGTGAACGTCGGGTACTTCCACGAGGGTTGA
- a CDS encoding MFS transporter — MPQEVSARPIGEGPGPVPVHTGNGHPPGGVLISIGALLLGMLLAALDQTIVSTALPTIVSDLGGMDHLSWVVTAYMLAATAATPLWGKLGDQYGRKKLFQTAIGIFLVGSALCGMAQNMPQLIGFRALQGLGGGGLMVLSMAIVGDLVSPRERGKYQGLFGAVFGATSVLGPLLGGLFTEHLSWRWVFYINLPIGVIALVVIATTLHIPVRGTRHTIDYLGTFLIASVATCLVLVASLGGTTWSWGSPQIIGLAVLGVVLAAVFVAVERRAAEPVLPLKLFRIRTFTLSAVISFIVGFAMFGAMTYLPTFLQVVQGVTPTMSGVHMLPMVAGMLLSTTASGQIVSRTGRWKVFPVAGTAVTTIGLLLLHRLDENSGTGEMSVFFFVFGLGLGLVMQVLVLIVQNAVSYEDLGVATSGATFFRSIGASFGVAIFGTIFTNRLGDKLTDALAGQQLPPGLSVSTLEADPRGIARLPADLRPDALHAYASSITDVFLYAAPVAFAAFVLAWFLREDKLRASVTAPDPTQTLASNPVERSSYDECARALSVLGTREGRRAIYEKITARAGQDLLPASSWLLLRIARHGSVEPGVLAERTTVPLTVITAAARQVEERRLARRRGLEMVLTPYGHEVAATLAKAREESLSELLGDWWNPDRPTDLNRLVAELSSELCGSESERPRDGGATVVRAA, encoded by the coding sequence ATGCCGCAGGAAGTCAGTGCCCGCCCCATCGGGGAGGGACCCGGCCCTGTCCCCGTACACACAGGCAACGGGCATCCGCCCGGAGGCGTACTGATATCCATCGGCGCGCTGCTGCTCGGCATGCTGCTCGCGGCGCTCGACCAGACCATCGTCTCCACCGCGCTGCCGACGATCGTCAGCGATCTCGGCGGCATGGACCATCTGTCGTGGGTCGTCACCGCGTACATGCTGGCCGCGACGGCCGCCACCCCTCTGTGGGGCAAGCTCGGCGACCAGTACGGCCGCAAGAAGCTGTTCCAGACCGCGATCGGGATCTTCCTCGTCGGGTCGGCGCTGTGCGGCATGGCGCAGAACATGCCGCAGCTCATCGGCTTCCGCGCGCTGCAGGGACTCGGCGGCGGCGGCCTCATGGTGCTGTCCATGGCGATCGTCGGCGATCTCGTGTCGCCGCGCGAACGCGGCAAGTACCAGGGCCTGTTCGGCGCGGTCTTCGGTGCGACGAGTGTCCTCGGACCGCTGCTCGGCGGGCTGTTCACGGAGCACCTCAGCTGGCGCTGGGTCTTCTACATCAACCTGCCCATCGGCGTGATCGCACTCGTCGTCATCGCCACCACCCTGCACATCCCGGTGCGCGGCACCCGGCACACCATCGACTACCTGGGCACCTTCCTCATCGCGTCCGTCGCCACCTGCCTCGTCCTCGTCGCCTCGCTCGGCGGCACCACATGGTCCTGGGGATCACCGCAGATCATCGGGCTCGCGGTGCTCGGCGTGGTGCTCGCCGCGGTGTTCGTGGCGGTGGAGCGCAGGGCCGCGGAGCCGGTCCTGCCGCTCAAGCTCTTCCGGATCCGCACCTTCACCCTGTCCGCGGTGATCAGCTTCATCGTGGGCTTCGCGATGTTCGGGGCCATGACGTATCTGCCCACGTTCCTGCAGGTCGTGCAGGGGGTCACGCCCACGATGTCGGGCGTCCACATGCTGCCCATGGTGGCGGGCATGCTGCTCTCCACCACGGCGTCCGGGCAGATCGTCAGCCGTACGGGCCGCTGGAAGGTCTTCCCGGTCGCGGGCACGGCCGTCACCACGATCGGCCTGCTCCTCCTCCACCGGCTGGACGAGAACAGCGGCACCGGCGAGATGAGCGTGTTCTTCTTCGTCTTCGGCCTGGGACTCGGCCTCGTCATGCAGGTCCTCGTCCTCATCGTGCAGAACGCCGTCAGCTACGAGGACCTGGGTGTCGCCACGTCCGGCGCGACGTTCTTCCGCTCCATCGGCGCCTCCTTCGGCGTCGCGATCTTCGGCACGATCTTCACGAACCGGCTCGGTGACAAACTGACCGACGCCCTCGCCGGGCAGCAGCTGCCGCCGGGCCTGAGCGTGAGCACCCTGGAAGCGGACCCGCGCGGCATCGCACGGCTCCCGGCCGACCTGCGCCCCGACGCCCTGCACGCGTACGCCTCATCGATCACGGACGTCTTCCTCTACGCCGCGCCGGTCGCCTTCGCCGCCTTCGTCCTCGCCTGGTTCCTGCGCGAGGACAAGCTGCGCGCCTCGGTCACGGCGCCCGACCCGACGCAGACGCTGGCCAGCAACCCGGTGGAGCGTTCGTCGTACGACGAGTGCGCGCGGGCCCTTTCGGTGCTGGGGACGCGGGAAGGCAGGCGCGCGATCTACGAGAAGATCACGGCGCGGGCCGGCCAGGACCTGCTGCCCGCGTCGAGCTGGCTGCTCCTGCGCATCGCCCGGCACGGCTCCGTGGAACCCGGCGTGCTCGCCGAGCGCACCACGGTGCCGCTGACGGTCATCACGGCGGCGGCCCGCCAGGTCGAGGAGCGGCGGCTCGCCCGGCGACGCGGCCTGGAGATGGTCCTCACTCCCTACGGCCACGAGGTCGCGGCCACGCTGGCCAAGGCCCGCGAGGAGTCCCTGTCGGAGCTGCTCGGCGACTGGTGGAACCCCGACCGCCCCACGGACCTGAACCGGCTGGTCGCGGAGCTCAGCTCCGAACTGTGCGGCTCGGAGTCGGAGCGGCCGCGGGACGGCGGGGCGACGGTGGTACGCGCGGCGTGA